Proteins encoded within one genomic window of Thermomicrobiales bacterium:
- a CDS encoding OsmC family protein, which translates to MSAPNPIRERQAPIKERFAADPDAGKITIAVDSVTEGNDPMRVTIAAEADPSWRFDSSAHPLAGGEGALPCSGDIFLASLAACQEITLRMVAAAMGIELKKANVRVEGDMDFQGTMGTNPETPVGFTALRILVDIEADAPADRLERLVQRAEKYCVIASTLRNPPSVELTVTTG; encoded by the coding sequence ATGAGCGCACCAAACCCCATTCGCGAACGGCAGGCGCCGATCAAGGAGCGGTTTGCCGCCGATCCTGATGCCGGCAAGATCACAATCGCCGTCGACAGTGTGACCGAAGGCAACGACCCAATGCGGGTGACGATCGCCGCCGAAGCCGATCCGAGCTGGCGGTTCGACTCGAGCGCCCATCCGCTGGCAGGCGGTGAAGGAGCGCTCCCCTGCTCCGGCGATATCTTCCTGGCGTCGCTTGCGGCATGTCAGGAGATCACGTTGCGCATGGTCGCGGCTGCAATGGGAATCGAGCTGAAGAAGGCTAATGTGCGTGTGGAAGGCGACATGGACTTCCAGGGCACCATGGGAACGAATCCTGAGACGCCGGTGGGGTTCACCGCGTTGCGGATCCTGGTCGATATCGAAGCCGACGCTCCCGCCGACCGGCTGGAGCGACTGGTGCAACGCGCTGAGAAGTACTGCGTGATCGCGTCGACACTACGGAACCCGCCGAGTGTTGAATTGACGGTGACGACGGGGTAA
- a CDS encoding peptidylprolyl isomerase yields the protein MTTNTNPIVDIKTPLGTISVEIDAEHAPGTAKNFLDYVDQGAYDGSRFYRTVTPDNQPDDTIRIAVIQGGVASLDDYPRRDAPSIALERTTVTGLKHLDGTISMARLTPDSANSEFFICVGDQPDLDFGGMRNPDGQGFAAFGQVVDGMDVVHAINTSPYEGQHLTPPIEIVSIERRG from the coding sequence ATGACTACCAACACCAACCCCATCGTCGATATCAAGACACCGCTTGGCACGATCTCGGTCGAGATCGACGCCGAGCATGCGCCCGGCACGGCCAAGAACTTCCTGGATTATGTCGATCAAGGAGCGTACGACGGCAGCCGGTTCTATCGCACCGTCACCCCGGACAACCAGCCGGATGACACGATCCGCATTGCGGTCATTCAGGGCGGCGTGGCCAGCCTGGACGATTACCCGCGCCGGGATGCGCCGTCGATCGCGCTCGAGCGGACGACCGTTACCGGACTCAAGCATCTGGACGGGACGATTTCGATGGCTCGGTTGACGCCGGACAGCGCCAACAGCGAGTTCTTCATCTGCGTCGGGGATCAGCCCGATCTCGATTTCGGCGGGATGCGGAATCCGGACGGACAGGGTTTTGCGGCCTTCGGTCAGGTGGTCGACGGGATGGACGTCGTCCATGCCATCAACACGTCGCCCTATGAAGGTCAGCATCTGACGCCACCGATCGAGATCGTTTCGATCGAGCGGCGGGGATAA
- a CDS encoding YaiI/YqxD family protein, whose product MNRSPTIYLDADACPVKEQVYKVAARYEMPVVVVANSPLRIPDMAGLTARMMVVPGAMDAADDWIVEQATPSDLVLTADILLAQRTLENRVRTLDFRGNEFSPTRIGDAVAARDMAAMMRSMGLPTSGPAPFSAKDRGKFASLLDNAVSRMARLRDLGFES is encoded by the coding sequence ATGAATCGCTCACCGACCATCTATCTCGACGCGGACGCCTGCCCGGTGAAAGAGCAGGTCTACAAGGTCGCGGCGCGCTACGAGATGCCGGTGGTGGTGGTGGCGAACAGCCCGTTGCGAATTCCGGACATGGCAGGACTCACCGCGCGGATGATGGTGGTGCCCGGCGCGATGGACGCCGCGGATGACTGGATCGTGGAACAGGCGACACCGTCCGATCTGGTCCTTACCGCGGACATCCTGCTGGCGCAGCGGACCCTGGAAAACAGGGTGCGCACACTCGATTTTCGTGGGAACGAGTTTTCTCCCACCCGCATCGGCGATGCCGTGGCAGCGCGGGACATGGCGGCGATGATGCGCTCGATGGGATTGCCCACCAGCGGTCCGGCGCCGTTCTCGGCCAAGGATCGGGGGAAGTTCGCGTCGTTGCTCGACAACGCCGTGAGCCGCATGGCGCGGCTGCGGGACCTGGGTTTCGAGTCCTGA